The genomic window GGTGTCTCATAGAGGTCAAACAGGAGCTGCTCAAGACCGGGGCGATGGTGTCCAAACGTTTCCCCATCCATTGCCGTGATGAGGTATTCATTATTATTCACTCGTTCGCCAAGTAGTTTCACTAGCATGCTTCCGGAAAAGACGCTCATGCCAATTTCTGCGGAAAGGATGCGGAAACTGGCGGCTCGCTCTCGGAAAAAAACAAAGAAGTCATCAAAACCTTTGAGCGCATAAATAGTTGACCAGTCAACCTGGTTTAGGTCGCCTGAGTGAGCCAACTCATCCAAAATCATCCAGCGATATCCGAGCTTGGCGACTGTTTCGCCAACCGCACGGCTATAGGCCATTTCGGGCGGGAAAAATCCGGTTGGATTGTAAATGTCACCAAAGAATTTTTTATTAGTGATGGTGTTGAGTTCAATTTGGCGCTTGATTTCAGATTCTGGCATGAGAGGGAGGAAGGGGTGGTATTTGGCGCTGGCGGTCAATTCAATTTGCCCCTTCTCTGCTAAGAATCTAATATCGCGAATAACATCTTTACAATTATATCGATCAAAGAGTTCGGTCAAGCCAGCGTTAATATTAAGTGTTAGTTTGGCGCTGGGGTGTTTTTTGAGGCCGCTCATGAGTTTGCGGTAGCTCTCATTGGCGATTTTTTTTACCCAATATTCTTTTTGGGTGGGTGGTTGATAGATATGGAGAAAGTTTGCCCAATACATAGGTGTGGTTATGATGAAGTTATTTTTTTGCCCCCAATATAATGAACATAGGTATACGGGCTCGCCGCGAGATACCGATCCGCGATGCGCTTGAATCGATTTTGTTTTTGCCAGACCTCGGCAGTATGGATAATATGATCGGCGTATGTTTGTGCCCAACGTTGTTTTGGTGCAAGGAGATTGGCTAACTCAACCCATTCGGTTGCTTTGGACACTATGATTTTTTGGCTCCACCACGGTTTGGCTGAGGCCCACCACCATTGGTCTGACGCACAATATTGATCAAGCAATGTACGTGCTTTGGAATATTCAGGATGTTTTACGCTTTTTTGTACCAGCGCAATCACTCGACTACATAATTGCCATTGTAACTGGTGGATAGAATTGGTTGCGTCATCCCAAAGAATATAGGGCTGCCGTCGTCGTAATTCTTCAGGTCGGGAAGACCAACTAGAACGACGTGGGGTGGTTGGTCGCGCGACTGGCGTTTGTTTAATTAATTCTGAAATAGTAACTGTTTGCACGCGCTTGTTGGTCACCAGTCGTTCCCAAAGCCGTTCGGCGCCGGGGCGATGATGACCCAGGGTTTCGCCGTCCATGGCGGTAATAAATGCATGACCGGTATAGGCGGTGTGATCAACCTCATCCCAGAATGCGTTTGGTTTATTCAGCGGGATATGAAAGGCGATATAATCACTAAGCCATTTATTTCGATAGATGACCGTTTGACCAGTGTGTGTATGTCGGTAGCGAAATGTAGGATCAATGGCACCTAATTCCCCACGCTGGGCAATTTCATCCAAGATGAACCAGCGGAATCCCAGCTGTTGAGTGAGCGTAGCGACACGGGGGTCATACGCCATTTCTGGGAAGAAAAATCCTCGTGGTTGGTAGATTGATCCAAAATAGGCACGATTAACTTTTGTATTACGTTCAATTTGGCGCAACACTTCGTGACTTGGCAATTTAGGCAGTATCGGATGATAGATAGCCGAGCCCACTAGTTCAACTTGTCCACGCCGGGCAGCGGCAGTAATGAGACGAATGATGTCTCGGTACCCATGGTGGGCAAGCTGTTCAGTCAGCGATGCGCTCACGTTGAGGGTGATATGAATGTGGGGATGTCGTCGGAGTACCTGTAACAGTGGTCGGTAACTCTCACGAACGACTTTTCGAATAATCTGGAGCGACCACTGGGGTGGTTGGTAGATATGGAAAAAATTTGCCCAAGTTATTCTCATGCGCGTTTGCTTTTGTTTTTTTTAGCCAGCGCGTATAGTTGGACGTACTTCTGCGCAGGCAATTCCCAGGAATAGGTTTGTTGCATACCGCGGCGCATAAGTTCTTCCCAGGCACTTGGGTATTTATAGTTTTCCATTGCCCGGGCGACGGCGATTAAGAAATCGGCCGTGCTGTAATGCTTGAAGACGAAACCATTGCCTTTTCGGGTGCGGGGATTGAAATTAGTTACGGTGTCTGAAAGTCCGCCGGTTTCATGAACGATCGGCACGGAGCCGTACCGTAGGCTGATTAATTGCGACAGTCCGCAGGGCTCAAAGCGCGATGGCATCAGGAACATATCAGAACCTGCATACGTTAATGAGGCTAGCTCCTCGGTAAACGGAGTATAGATGCCAATCTTTTTTGGGTGTTTTTTTGCAATGCGCTTAAAGAAGGCGATGTACTCCCGAAAACCGCTACCCACAATGACCATTTGTAGTGGTAGACGGATAAGTACGTCGATTGATTCCATGATTAAGCGAAATCCTTTTTGTTCGGTGAGGCGGTTCACCACGCCGATTAAGGGGATATCGGGATTTTGGTCGAGCCTAACTTTTTTTTGCAATGCCAGTTTGTTTTTTTTCTTCCGGGAGAGTGAGCTAACGTCGAATGGGTAGGGCAAGTTATTATCAAAGGCTGGGTTATTGACGGCGTAATCAATGCCATTGATAATGCCGTAGAGGTCGCTTTTGCGTTGGCGTAGCAATCGATCTAGGCCCTGTCCGAGTTCTGGTGTTGTGATTTCTTCGGCATACCGCTCGCTGACCGTATTGATCAAATCAGCATACACGATGCCACGCTTGGTGAAATTAAGATTGGCGATTTGCTGCGACGCAGTTTTCGTTGGGTCGCCTCGTCCGGGGTCTATTTTTTTAATAGGCACTTCCCACCAATTACTCCCCATTTGGTAGGTAAGATTGTGCAGCGTATAAAGTGTGGCAGTCCGTTTGAGTGAAGGATAGCGATTACGATGTTTAGATAAGAAGTTAGGGATCAGCCCGGTTTGCCAATCATGGCAGTGTATGACGTCAGGACGGAGTTTCAAAAGTTCAATCAATTTCAGAGTAGCAATGTTAAATACAAAGAAGCGCAGATTGTCGTTTGGGTAGCCATAAATATGGGAGCGGCTGCCGAAGAGTTGGTTGTTATGGATAAATAGTATTGTCAGGTGACGATTATACTGTAATTTATTAAAGGTGATACTATACTTTGTTTTACCTACTGAGACGGTGGCTTTCCCCGGAACCGCCACCATATTAAGATTTTGCTGCTGCATGAATTTATAAAACGGGGTGATCAAATACACCGTGTGTCCATTTTCAGACAGGGCTTTGGGCAATGATTTGGCCACATCGGCCAAACCGCCGGTTTTGGAATACGGCGCCACCTCTGAGGCAACACTGACAATGCGTAATTTTTTTGCTGCAGCCATAGAGATTTAGGTGGGGAGATGGGTGTGTGCGCCGCACAGGGCGATAGCTAATGCATCAGCCATATCATCCGGTCGTGGCAGGGAGCGCAATTTGAGGATTTGTTTAACCATTTTTTGCATCTGGGATTTATCCGCCTGGCCATAGCCAGTGACTGCTTGTTTGACTTGAAGGGGGGTAAATTCGCAGATGCGGCAGCCCATCTGGATTGCGGCGAGGTAAGCAACGCCGCGGGCTTGGCCAACCGTAAGTGCGGTCGTAACATTCCGAGCAAAAAATAATTGTTCAATAGCGACGACGTCGGGGCGGTACCGCTGCATCAGGCCAGTCAGATCGTCATAGATAGTGTGCAGTCGTTTACCGAATGCCATCTGGGCTGGCGTCGTGACCGTACCTGCGCTGATGATGTGGTATCCGGTTGCCCGTTCCTGGATAATGCCATATCCGGTTGTGGCGAGGCCCGGATCAATCCCCATGATGATGGGCTTCGGTTTAGATTTCCGCATTGGTAAAGATATTGGTAACGTCTTCGCTTTCCTCTAGCTCTTCAATAAGTTTTTGGATGCCGTTGCGTCCTGCTTCATCCAGGGGCACGGTGGATTGGGGGACTGATTCGATTTCGGTACTGGTGAGGCGGAATTGATTTTTTTCAAGATGTTTTTTGAGGCTGGGCAATGATTCTGGCGTGCTGGTGATCGTGAATCCTTCGGGATCAGTACGAATATCTTCGGCGCCACCTTCGATGGCCGCTAATTCAAATGCTTCAGGATCGCTCACGTCTTCTCGATCAACGCGGATAATCCCTTTTGACGTAAACATCCAGCGAACGCTATTGGTACTTCCTAAATTAGCATTATTATGTGAGAGTATTCGTTTGATGTCGCTGGCGGTGCGGTTTTTATTGTCGGTGGCCGCCTCAATAATGACGGCTACACCATGGGGGCCATAGGCTTCATAAACAACCTCTTCGATGATAGCGCCTTCACCAACTCCGGCGGCACGCTGGATAGCCCGTTCGATGTTATCATTTGGCATATTAGCGGAGCGTGCCGTATCAATCGCCATGCGTAATCGAAAATTCATTTCCGGATCCGGGCCACCCTGCTTAGCCGCAACGGAAATACCCTTTGCTAATTTGGTAAAAAGGCCACTACGACGTTGGTCGGTGACCGCTTTTTGACGTTTAATTTGTGCCCATTTCGAGTGACCAGACATAGCGCTACCGATGGGTGAAAAATATTCTGATAACCTTTGTACTATACCATATTTTTGTGTTATTATCAATGGTATCACGTTAAACTTTCACCGTCTTTTTTATGCGGATTTTAGATAATCGATCGGTCGTAAAACGATATGATCGTTCTGGTATGCTCGGTTCGATTGAATCACTTGCTTTGCAATGCCAGCAGGCCTGGGATGACACTCGACACATCATTGTTCCTCCAGCATTTCGCAGGGTGCGGCACATTGTGATAAACGCTATGGGCGGTTCGGCGCTTGGCGCTGATGTTATTCGTACTGTTTTTCAAGATCGGCTACCGTTACCGCTGATACTGACCAATCAGTATACCGTTCCGAAATTTGTTGATCGGGATACATTATATATAGTATCGAGTTATTCAGGCACAACCGAGGAAATAACCGCAAGTATCGCGCCAGCCGTTCGTGCTCGAGCAAAGTTAATGATTATATGCGCCGGAGGAACCCTCGCTCGCTACGC from Candidatus Kerfeldbacteria bacterium includes these protein-coding regions:
- a CDS encoding UvrB/UvrC motif-containing protein; translation: MYWANFLHIYQPPTQKEYWVKKIANESYRKLMSGLKKHPSAKLTLNINAGLTELFDRYNCKDVIRDIRFLAEKGQIELTASAKYHPFLPLMPESEIKRQIELNTITNKKFFGDIYNPTGFFPPEMAYSRAVGETVAKLGYRWMILDELAHSGDLNQVDWSTIYALKGFDDFFVFFRERAASFRILSAEIGMSVFSGSMLVKLLGERVNNNEYLITAMDGETFGHHRPGLEQLLFDLYETPELTAATLSDLPSHFSKRAAIDPRPSSWALMKRDIEQNTPYSRWQDKDNEIHAMQWELTYMAISAVEKLGPTHPDYPVLRERLDRGVHSDQYWWASAMPWWSIEMIEAGAKDLKEIVQRSQLSEQEKMHAQELYQNIIFTAFEWQRSGKVDVMAKSADEDVTQRITTDIPYIPADEFKQMLDNLEKQMHEAADAQEYERAAQIRNRVNELKEKQDQLTTKH
- a CDS encoding polysaccharide deacetylase family protein codes for the protein MRITWANFFHIYQPPQWSLQIIRKVVRESYRPLLQVLRRHPHIHITLNVSASLTEQLAHHGYRDIIRLITAAARRGQVELVGSAIYHPILPKLPSHEVLRQIERNTKVNRAYFGSIYQPRGFFFPEMAYDPRVATLTQQLGFRWFILDEIAQRGELGAIDPTFRYRHTHTGQTVIYRNKWLSDYIAFHIPLNKPNAFWDEVDHTAYTGHAFITAMDGETLGHHRPGAERLWERLVTNKRVQTVTISELIKQTPVARPTTPRRSSWSSRPEELRRRQPYILWDDATNSIHQLQWQLCSRVIALVQKSVKHPEYSKARTLLDQYCASDQWWWASAKPWWSQKIIVSKATEWVELANLLAPKQRWAQTYADHIIHTAEVWQKQNRFKRIADRYLAASPYTYVHYIGGKKITSS
- a CDS encoding glycogen synthase; translated protein: MAAAKKLRIVSVASEVAPYSKTGGLADVAKSLPKALSENGHTVYLITPFYKFMQQQNLNMVAVPGKATVSVGKTKYSITFNKLQYNRHLTILFIHNNQLFGSRSHIYGYPNDNLRFFVFNIATLKLIELLKLRPDVIHCHDWQTGLIPNFLSKHRNRYPSLKRTATLYTLHNLTYQMGSNWWEVPIKKIDPGRGDPTKTASQQIANLNFTKRGIVYADLINTVSERYAEEITTPELGQGLDRLLRQRKSDLYGIINGIDYAVNNPAFDNNLPYPFDVSSLSRKKKNKLALQKKVRLDQNPDIPLIGVVNRLTEQKGFRLIMESIDVLIRLPLQMVIVGSGFREYIAFFKRIAKKHPKKIGIYTPFTEELASLTYAGSDMFLMPSRFEPCGLSQLISLRYGSVPIVHETGGLSDTVTNFNPRTRKGNGFVFKHYSTADFLIAVARAMENYKYPSAWEELMRRGMQQTYSWELPAQKYVQLYALAKKNKSKRA
- the ruvC gene encoding crossover junction endodeoxyribonuclease RuvC, whose translation is MRKSKPKPIIMGIDPGLATTGYGIIQERATGYHIISAGTVTTPAQMAFGKRLHTIYDDLTGLMQRYRPDVVAIEQLFFARNVTTALTVGQARGVAYLAAIQMGCRICEFTPLQVKQAVTGYGQADKSQMQKMVKQILKLRSLPRPDDMADALAIALCGAHTHLPT
- a CDS encoding YebC/PmpR family DNA-binding transcriptional regulator: MSGHSKWAQIKRQKAVTDQRRSGLFTKLAKGISVAAKQGGPDPEMNFRLRMAIDTARSANMPNDNIERAIQRAAGVGEGAIIEEVVYEAYGPHGVAVIIEAATDNKNRTASDIKRILSHNNANLGSTNSVRWMFTSKGIIRVDREDVSDPEAFELAAIEGGAEDIRTDPEGFTITSTPESLPSLKKHLEKNQFRLTSTEIESVPQSTVPLDEAGRNGIQKLIEELEESEDVTNIFTNAEI